In the Halalkalicoccus subterraneus genome, TCGCGATGTTCGCTGCCGTCGTCAACTCCCTCCTCCAGCCGGCGTTCAACGTGCTTCCGGCGGTGATCGGCCTGCCGCTGTTCTTCTTCCTCGTCGTCGGCCCCGTCGAGGAGACGGTCAAACTGCTCGCGGTGCGTCTGTATGCCTACCGCGACGTCCGCTTCGACGCCGTCATCGACGGGGCGGTCTACGGCGCCGCGGCCGGACTGGGTTTCGCAACGATCGAGAACGCGCTGTACATCACGCAGGGGCTCGAAGCCGGCGTGGCGGGCACGGAGATCATCGGCATGGCGGGCGACACCGCCGCCGTGCGTGCGCTCGCGGGGCCGGGTCACGTGCTCTACTCGGCGATCGCGGGCTTCTACCTCGGACTGGCGAAGTTCAACCCCGACGACTGGGGCCCGATCGTGATCAAGGGGCTGTTGATCGCGGCGGTCTTTCACGCGCTGTACAACACGCTCTCGGGGGTCGTTCCGATCCTGCTCGTCGGAGCGGCGAGCTGGATCACGCCCGCCGTCGCGCTGATCGGCTTCATCGTCGTCTACGACGGCCTGGTGGGCTACTTTCTCTACCGGAAGATCTCGGCCTACCGGCGGGCGTACGCCGACGCCGGGGTCCGGCGCGGCGACGAGGACGAGCCGACCCCCGAACTCACCGAGTTCGATCCAGATACGGGGCGCTAACCCGCTCGACGTACTTCGCGATCACGTCGGCCTCCAGATGGACGGGATCGCCCACCTCCTTCCCCGGAAGCGTCGTCTCCTCGTAGGTCGTCGGAATGATCGCGACCGTAAACTCCCCCTTCGAGAGGTCCGCGACGGTGAGGCTGATGCCGTCCACCGTAACGGAGCCCTTCTCGACGACGTAGTTCGCGAGGTCGTCGGGCAAGGAGAACGAAAAGCGCCAGTCCTCGCCGACTCCTTCGATTCTTCGGACCTCGCTCACGCCGTCGACGTGACCCTGCACGACGTGACCGTCGAACCGGCCGTCGGCGGGCATCGCGCGTTCGAGGTTGACCCGCTCGCCCTCCCGGAGCTCACCCAGATAGGTTCGAGAGACGGTTTCGGCGGCGAGAAAGACCGAAAATCCCTCGGCACTGCTCTCCTCGACGGTCAGACACGCGCCGTTGACGCTCACGCTCTGGCCGCCCTCGAGCTCGCTCGCGAACGGACAGCCGATCCGCAGGCGCAGCCCGTCGTCGGTTTCGGTCCTCACGAGGACCTCGCCGGTCGCCTCGACGATCCCGGTGAACATACCTCGGCTTGGAGTGGTCGACACGAAAGGGTTCCGTCGGGGTTCCGACATCGGTTCGGGGAGCCAGATACGTTATGGTCATCGGGCGTCTACCGACGGCCGATGGCGAACCTGGGGATTCTGGATATGATCGGACTGGCGGGCTCGCTCGTGTTCGCCCTTCCGGTCGGCGTGTTCGGGCTGAACCGGCTTCTCGACGGCCAGACGATACTGGGCGGCGGGCTGGTCGTCGTCGCGGTGGCGATGGTGTGGCTCCCCCAGACGCTCACGACGCCGATGGACCTCCCCGGGGACATCGCGGGAGCCGCCGTCGGGACGGTCGCCAAGACGCCCGAGGAGGACGACGAACGTGACGGCTCGGAGTGATCTTTGCGGGTTGACCCTTCGGGGCCGGCAGGGTTTTTAGCCGTCGACGATCAACGCGAGGCATGAAACTCCCCGGCATCCTGAGCATGATCCAGCTGGGCTCGGGGCTGATCTTCGCCGTCCCGCTCGGCGTCATCGGCGTCGAGTTTCTGACGTCCGGCCGGCCGGTCTTCGGCGCCGGGTTCTTGCTCGTCGCCGTCGCGATGCTCTTTCTGCCCGAGTACATCGTCCGCCGGATCGGCAGCCCCCGCGACTGGCTTCGCGGGCTCGTTCCCTTCCGCCGGGGCGACTGACGAGAGCCACAACAGGTAGAACCCGGATCCGATCCTCTCAGGAGCCGTCGTCGAAACCGTTACTGGTCGGACGACCTGACCTGCGGGACGAGCGACCGGGGATAGTCGGTCAGGTTCTCGAACCCCTCCTCGCGGACGACCACGAGGTCCTCGATACGAACACCTCCTTTTTCGGGGTCGTAGACGCCCGGTTCGACCGTCAGCACCATTCCCGCCTCTAGTTCCCGGTCCGCCCGGAGCGACGGCGCCTCGTGGAGGCTCATCCCGACGCCATGGCCCGCTCCGTGGGTGAAGCCCGGCGATCCGTCGGGCCGAAATCCATATGCACTGATCTCGGCGGCGGTCTCCCCGTGGACCGCGCTCGCGACCGTCCCCGCTCCCGCCGAGAGCACCTCGAAGGCGGCGTCCTGTGCGCGCTCGACGGCGACGTACGCCCGTCGCTCCCAGCCGCCCTCCGAATCGACGACGAACGTTCGGGAGAGGTCGCCGTAGTAGCCTGCCGGCCCGCGCGGCGAGAGATCGATCAGGACGGTTTCTCCGGGTCCTATCGGTACGTCGCCGGTGAAGTGGAGATCCGCACAGCTTTCCCTGGCCCCGATCACGGTGTTTCCCGCCGGGGCGGCGCCCTCGCGGGCCATCGCGGCGTTTACCTCGCGGCGCAGGCGTTCGGTGGTGAGCGACTCGCCGTCCCAGTTGAGAGTTCCGTCCCCGACCTCGGCCGAGGCCAGCACCGTCTCGGCGAGGGCCATCCCCGCCTGAGCGGCGTCTTGTACTCCACTGATTCGCTCGATTTCTTCCTCGGTTTTCCGTACCCGCATCCGTTCGACGACGTCGGTCGATTCGATCCCGCAGCCCGCACGTTCGAGCCAGAGCGCGGCGTCGTGGGGGATTCCCTGTGGGACCAACACGGTCCCCGAAACGAGTTCCGCGGCGCGCTCGCCCGCGGTCCTCGACGACTGCTCGGCGACACTCACCACCCGACCGGAGAACTCCTCGCGGGCCTGTTCCTCGAACAGCCGGGGCGTACAGAGGGTCGCCCCGCCGTTCTCACCGTCGTAAACGTAGGCGTAGTCGCGATCCGGGCCGGAAAAGCCAGTGAGGTACCTGAGGTCGTCGTCGAAGCAGTCGCCGACGTGAACGAAGGCGTCGGCGTTTCGCTCCTGGAGTTCGGAATCGAGCGGCCCGTCGTTCATCTAGTGGACTTCGGCCTCGGGGGCGTCGGCCTCCGCGATCAGCTCCTCGATGGACTCCTCGCGGGGCTCGTTGCAGAGCAACACGTCGAGCGGCAGCGTCGGCGCGCCGTTGACGAGGTTCTCGAGCAACACGAGGCGTTCGCGGGCCCGACTCATCCCGACGTAGAAGACCCGGCGCTCGTTGTCGGTCAACATCGGTACCGGGCTCGTCGTTCGGGTGAACTCCTCCTCCATGGGGACCTGCTCCTGCTCGATCGTTGCGGCCATCTGTTCGACGACCTTTTCGGTCAAATCGGTCGCGACGAAGACGTGGTCGGCCTCACGCCCCTTCGCCGAGTGGATCGTCCCGATTCGAATCCGCTCGGGGTCCGCGCCCTCGTAGGTGCCCGTCGCGAAGTAGGCCTTGACGCTCTTTCGCTGGAAGCTCGTGATCTTTCTCGACATGTCCGCCGCCGAGACCGGATCGGGGACGAACGGGGCGTACTCGCGGATCACCTCGGGCTCGATGGTGATCTCGGCGACGCTGTCGACGCCCGCGGCCTCCTCTCGTTCGTCGATCTCGTCGAAGAGGTCGTCGCGCTCGTTCGTGCTGAAGGCCGAATCGGCGAGCATGTCCGCGAGACGACGGGCTTCGAGCCCGTTGATCTCCTCGCCGTTATCGACCTTCTCGACGGCGGCGATGAACTGCTGGAGCCGGTCGGTCCACATCCGCTGGTCGGTCAGCAGCTCGAAGGGCATCCCCTCGCTGATGAACTCATCGAGGAACTGGAACATCTGGTAGCGCGCCCGAAAGAGCACCATCATCGTTTCGTCCGGTGTCTCCGCGACCGTCGCCCGGACGTTTCGCACCAGATCCAGCATCGAGGGGCTCTCGACGGCCTCGACCAACCCGCCCTCCTTGCGGGGGTTGAGGTCCTTCTCCTGGCGCTTCTCGATGTGCCGTACTTCTCTGTTCACGACGTCGAGGATGCGCGAGGGGAGCCGATAGGAGTTGGGCAGGACGACGTCCTCGTCGACCTGGGCGTCGAGCAGGAGCGCGGGGTCCGCGCCCTGCCAGGCGTAGACGACCTGGTCGTCGTCGCCCGCGATCAACACGCCCCTCATGTGGGGTTTCCACTCCTCGTAGACGGCGTACTGTAGGGTAGTGATGTCCTGGAACTCGTCGATCACCAGATACTCGACGTTCGGGACCAACGAGCGCTGCTTGACCCGTTCGAGCATGTCCGCGAAGCCGACGAGGTTCTCCTCGCCCTTGAACCCGCGCCACGCGCGGATCGCCTCGGGGATGTCGATCCGGTCGTCATCAGAGGGCCACGTCGGGGTGTACTTGTTGCCCGACATCGAGTTCTCGTCGAGCTCGGGGGGGAGACGCACCTCCTCGTCGTTCCACTGGAAGGGCACGTCGTACCAGTCGCCGACTTCTCTATCCGTTCGCTGGAGCCACTGGCTCGTCGCGATGATCTTGTTGCCGAGCGTGGTCGAGCGGGCGGTCCGGCGGCCCGCGCCGCTGTACTCGTCCTCGAATTCGAGCCCATAGGACTCACAGAACTCCTTTTTCTGCTTCTCGCCGACGACGTCGCCCCGCGAGAGGTCGAGCAGCTCGTAGGCCTTCGCGTGCATCGTACAGACGTTGCCCTGCAGGCTTCGCGGCGAGATGTCGAGGCGTTCGGCGAGCCGGTCGCGGATCTCGGCGGCGGCCGCCCGGGTGTAGGAGACGACCAGTATGTCACGGACGTCGACCGAACCGTCCTCGAGGATCTCCTCGACACGGTCGAGCAGCGCCGTCGTCTTCCCGCTGCCCGGCCCACCGAACAGTCGGGTGACCTGTGTGTCAGCCATTGCACCAACTCACGGGCCTGTGGGTGATAAGCCCGGTGGATTCGCTCAGCCGCCCCGTGTGGAGCGTGCCTCCCGTATCTCCGCGCCGTCGCGGATCAGGTCCTCACAGTCCGGACAGACGCGCGGTTCGTCCACGTCCGGCGGCGTGAACACCCGGACGTACGCCTCGGTCACGAACGAGCCACAGTTCTGACACTCGGGCATTCGGTTCGTCCTCACACACTGCGACCAATAAACAGTTCCGCCCGTCGACCCTCGGCTACTGGGGCGCCCAGCCGCAGACGCTACAGTTCGACGCGGCCTGATCGTGAAGGCCGCCACAGTCGGGACATTGCTTCTTGTTATAGTCGGTGTCCCACCCTACCGGTTCCGTTTCGTGTCCGCGCTGGGACAGGAACTGGTCGAACATGTCGTCGCCGTCGGGTGCGGTGGCCATACGTGGTATGGTATGACACGACAGTACATAACCTTTCGGGCCGGCCAGATGTTTATATCGAGGGATCGTAGGCGGGGTATGGCCGACGCCCCGCTCGAACACGTCAGCAACGCACCCGAGACCCCGACCGACGGCCCCGCTCCGGCGGTCGTGTTGATCCACGGCCGGGGGACGAACGAGCAGGACCTGCTCCCGATCGCGGAGCGACTGCCCGACGAGCTCCACGTCCTGAGCGTCCGCGCGCCCGATCGGCTTCAGGGCGGCTACACCTGGTACGAACTCGACCTCTCGGCGGGCGGGCTGCACGCGAGCCAGCCCCACCCCGAGGAGTTCCGCCGGAGCCTCGACCTCGTCCACGACTTCGTCGAATGGGCACTCGAAGAGTACGACCTCGATCCCGACAGGATCGGCCTGCTGGGATTCAGTCAGGGGTCGATCACGAGCCTCGCGGCGCTCTGTGAGCGCCCCGAGCGATACGACTGGGTGGTCGCGCTGAACGGCTATCTCGCCGAATCACACGAGGACAGCGTGGATAACGCCCGCGATAGGCCGGTGTTCATCGGCGCGGGCGAGAGCGATCAGGTCATCCCCGTCGAGCGCGCCGAGCGCGCCGCAGAACTGCTGGAGGAGGCGGGCGCGGACGTGCGTTTCGAGGTCTATCCGGTGGGCCACGGTACCCATCCCGAGGAGATCCGGGCCGTCGCCGAGTGGGTGGCCGAGCGGCTCTGAACCCGCGCACCACGCCGTCGCCTTTCCCAACGCTTCTGTCCGCCGCGCCCGACCGTCGGGTATGAACTACGTCGGCTGGACGGTCCTCGCGCTGGTGGCGTACACCGTCTTCCCGCCGCTCGTGAACCTCGCGACCCGAAGCGTTCCGAGCGCGGTCGTGACGCTGATCGCCGCCTCGACGTTCGCGCTGGGTGCGGCGGGCGTCGTCGTCTATCGTGGCGAGCGCGTCACGCCGCACCTCGTCTCGCCCGGGGCGACGTACATGTACGCGGCGGCGCTCGCGCTCACCGTCGGCCTGCTCGCGTACTACTACGCGTTGTCGGTCGGCCCGGTCAGCGTCGTCGTGCCCCTGTTCGGGATGTTCGTCGTGACGAGTTCGCTGCTCGGTATCGCCGTCCTCGACGAGCCGCTCACCGCGAGAAAGCTACTGGGAATCGCTTTCGCCGCGCTCGCGATCTATCTCATCGGCGTCGAGTAATTCGGCTCATCGAAGCCCGCGTAGCACCATGACGATCCCCAGCAGGAACCCTGCCGCGACGAGACCGAGCCCCGCGATTCCCAGCAGTTCCGTGCTGTTGTACTCGGGGATCCGGTAGCCGTATCGCATGACTGCCGCCGAGAGCACGAGCGAGAGTCCCGCCCCAAAGGTCGTGGTCGCGAGGTCGACACCGAACGGACTGCCGATATCTGCCATATGGTCGTTTCAGTCCCCGGTCGGGTAACACCTGTGCCGGCGAGTGCTTCCTAGAGATCGTACAGTTCGCCGTACTTCCCCTGTACGTAGTCGAGGAAGTAGTCGGCGGTGAAGGACTCGCCGGTGGCTTCCTCGATCAGTTCGGGCGTGGTGTAGCGCGCGCCGTGGCGGTGGACGTTCTCGACGAGCCAGTCGCGAAGCGGGTCGAACTCCCCCTGCCGGATCTTCCCGTCGAGGTCGTCGATGTCCTCGTCGGCGTTCGCGTACAGCTGGGCGGCCAGCACGCTCCCCAGCGAGTAGGTCGGGAAGTAGCCGAAGGAGCCGTGCGACCAGTGGATGTCTTGCAAGCATCCCTCGGAATCGGTGTCGGGGCGCACCCCGAGGTACTCCTCCATCTTCTCGTTCCACGTCTCGGGGATCTCCTCGACCGAGAGGTCGCCCTCGATGAGCTCGCGCTCGATCTCGAACCGGAGGACGATGTGCATGTGGTAGGTTAGCTCGTCCGCCTCGACGCGAATGAGGTTGTCGTCGTGGACCTGATTGGCGGCCTCGTAGGCGTCCTCGACGGTCGCGTCGACATCGGGAAAGCGTTCCTCGACCTGCGGGAGGAATCGTTCCCAGAACGCCCACGAGCGCCCGACGTGGTTCTCCCAAAGCCGGGACTGGGACTCGTGGACGGTGAGGTCCCGCGAGTCGCCGAGCGGCGTGGCGTAGTGCTCGTCGGGCAATCCCAGCGTATAGGTCGCGTGGCCGAACTCGTGGATCGTGCTGGTGAGCCCTCCTAAGAGATCCGTCTCGTCGAAGCGCGTCGTCACGCGGGCGTCGAACTGGTTGCCCGTCGAGAAGGGATGGGGTGCGGTGTCCAGCCGCCCACGATTCCAGTCGTATCCGAGGGTATCGAGCGCGTCCCGAGCCAGTGCTTCCTGTGTTTCGGGATCGAACTCGCCGGAGAAGGCGTCGACCGCGAGGTCGGCCTCCGAGTCAGCGACCGAATCGATCAGCGGGACGAGCTCCTCGCGCAGTCGCGTGAGCATCTCCTCGGCTTTCTCCAGCTCGATATACGGTTCGTAGTCCGCAAAGAGCACCGCGTAGGGGTCGGCGTCGGGGTCGATGTGTTCCGCGTACTCCTTTTTCAGTTCGATCAGCTCCTCCAGAACCGGCGCGAAGATCGAGAAGTCGTCCTCGGCTTTGGCCTCCTTCCATTTCGGGAGCGCTTCGGAGGTCGTCCGGGAGATCTCCTCGACCAGTTCGGTGGGTACGTGCGTCTTTCGCTCGTACTGGCGGCGGATCTCGCGAACGACTGCCGCCTGCTCGTCGTCGAGAGCCGTCGGTTCGAGGTCCGCGAGGTACTCGCCCATCTCCTCGTCGGTGAACTCCTCGTGGATCACCGCCGACAAGGTCGAAAGCTGCTGGGAGCGGGCCTCGATCCCCTCGTCGGGCATCTTGACCTCCTGGTCCCACTGCAGGACGCCCGCGCCGGCGCCGAGGTTCTCGATGCGCCGTACTTTCTCGAGGAACTGCTCATAGGTATCGCCGTCCGTCGTGGACTGTGCCATACCTACGTTTCGAAACGGGTCGTCAAGAACCCGGTGGTCGCGGCGATCCGATCAGCCGGTGACGACGGCTAGGCCGTCGGTGTCGTTTCCGTCCGCGGAGCCGTTATCGGTGTCGTCCGACTGGTTTTCCGTCGCGTTCTCTCCCTCGTCGTCGGTGTCGTTCGGCTCGCCGAACGACGGCTGCGAATCGGTGTCGTCCGTGTCGGTCACGTCGGATCCGTTCTCGCTCCCACCGCTTTCGTCTCCAACGTCGTCCCCGTCTTGGCCGTCGCTCTCGTTGCCGCTCTCATTTCCCGTCCCACCGGCGTCTTGGCCGTCGTTTTCGCTTTCGTTGCTGTCGCCCTCACCGTCGGCCCCGGTGACGCCCTCGCCCCCGGAGCCATTTTCATTTCCCGAACCGGCCTCGGTGTCGTTCTCGTCGCCGGCCGACGGATCGTCGCTTTCCTCGGTTTCGTTGGTTTCGGTGTCGGGAGCGACTTCGCCCGTATCGCTCTCGTCGTCGCCGTCGCTCACGCCGCTGCTCTCATTTCCCGCCTCACCGTCGCCTGCTCCGTTGTTTTGGTCGGAATCGTTCTGGACGCTATCCATGTCGTCACTGTTATTGTCTGTCTCGTTGCCCTCAATAGGTTCGTTAGTATTGCTACCGTTATCTCCCGAACCACTCTCCCCATTGCTAGATCCTTCATTTTCGCCAGAATTGTCATAGGATTCTGTAAGCACTTCTTCACTGGCCGCGTTTTCAACGGTGATTGTGTCTTGTTCTTCGTCCCATACTGGTCTTTCACTATTCCAGTACACCGTCTCTGAACTATCTTCTCCTTCTCCCGTCACAAGACGAATACTTTCTCCTGGTTCAAGTATCGTTTCTGAGAATGTATATGGATCTATAGAAACGCCATTCCCCTCATCCACAGACCATCCTGTTAAATCAAGTGCCTGATTACCTGTGTTTTCAAATTCGACCCATTCATTTTGGGTATTTGCATCTCCTTGATCAACATTTCTACCCGACACAGAGAGTTCTCCACCTTCCTGACCAGTCGTATCGACATTTTCGTCTTCCCCTCCTGTGGTTTCCTCATCTTCTACGTCGTTACTACTATCGTCTGTATCGCCTGTTTCCGGACTATCTTGGTCCTCCTCATCACCGCTGTCACCGCCGTCGAAGATCGGCAGGCCGCCGTCGTTCTCGTCCTCTTCGTCGCTCGCATCGCCCTCGTCGGCGTCGGTATCGCCGTCGTCGTCGGGCGCGTCCTGTCCGTCGTCGGTGCCCTCGTCGGCACTCCCACCCGTATCGCTGCTATCCTCGCCGTCTCCCTCGTCACCGGCGTCGCTGCTGTCGCTCCCGTCGGCGTCGGTATCATCGCTGTCGTCCGGCGGGTCGGTGGTGTCATCGCCCGCGTCGTCGCTCGCGTCATTCGTGTCTCTCTCGGTAGCGTTGTCCCCGCCGCTGGCGGTGTCGTTCCCGCCGGCGTCACCGGCCCCTCCGTCGGTGTCGTTGTCCGTGAGGCCGGGCGGCGAGTCGCCGCCCCCGCCGGGGCTGTCGGTACCGAACGCACCGAGATCCAGCGCTGGGAGCCCGACCGTCGCGATGATGCCGATCGCGAACAGCGCGATGCCGGCGACCAGCAACACCTGTTGAGGGCGTCTCCAGTCGGCAGTGTCGGTCTCTTCGGTCTCGGGACGCTGTTTCGGCCGCGGCGGGCCGGGGGACTGAGAGCGACTCACGTCACCCACCGATTACGTGCCGACGTGCAAATATCTGTCTCTCCGCCGTCATAACTATCAACGAGCTATACGAACCGCGCCGACTCGCGATACAGGTGGTAACACCGGTCCAGCACCGTGAGCGCGACGCTCTCGTCTTTCGTATGGGCTTCACCCGGTTCGGAGGCGCCACAGACCACGCAGGCGGTCCCCGCTTCCGCGAGCCAGCCCGCGTCCGTCGCGTGGGGTTTCGAGACGAGTTCGGGAATCCCCTCTTGAGTCGCCCGAGCGGCCTCAAGCACCCGCTTTGCGAATCCATCGTCCGAGCAGGCCATCGCCGGGAGGTCCTGGTCGATCGTCCACTCGACGCCCTCCAGCTCCGTCACCCGTTCTATGGGCGCGCGCTCGCCCGGGACGGTGCGCTCGTCGACCGTCACCGTACAGCGATCCGGGATCACGTTCATCGCCGACCCGCCCTCGATCTCGGTGACCGCAACCGATCCCGAGAGGTGGTTTCCGAGCACCGTGGCCTCGGGTGCGTCGATTCCCTTCACCACGTCGACGGCCTCGCAGGCCCGGTAGATCGCGTTCTCGCCCGCCTCGGGTTCGCTCGCGTGGCTCGCCGCACCGCGGGCGGTGATCGTACTGCCCCGACGGCCCTTGTGGGCGACCACCACGTCGGTCACGCCCGGTTTCGAGTAGTTCGTCGAGCCCTCACAGACGATCGCGTATTCGGGCGCGAACCCGTTCTCGATGGCGTGTCGCGCACCGATCCCCCCGCTTTCCTCGCCGACGAAGCTGACGAAGACGAGTTTGCCCGTCGGCTCCGCGGTGCGGAAGGCACACATCGCCGCGGCCACTGCCCCTTTCATGTCGGCAGTCCCGCGGCCGTAGAGGCGCCCGTCGCGCTCCTCGACGACGTATTCGCCGCTTTCGATCTGGGATTCGGCGGGCGGCACCACGTCGTGGTGGCCCACGAGCGCGAGCGTCGGACCCTGCTTCGATCCTCTTCGAGCGAAGACGTTTCCCGCCTCGTCGCGGGTCACCTCGCCGTCGGTCTCCTCGCGCAGCCAGTCCTCGATGAAATCGCCCGCGGCGGTTTCATCGACATGGCTCGGGATCGAAACCAGATCTCGCGTGAGGTCGCGAACGTCGTCAGTCATATCCGACCCGAGGGGGCCGGCCCCCTTAGAATCACTCCTCGCTCAGTTCGCCGGCGTTCTCGCGATACAGTCGGACGTGATCGCACGTCCGCACGAGGTGTTAGCGGATTCTCGCCTCGTGGGCGCCGGACTGCGTGGCTGCTCGAGGAGCGCCGGTCCTCGCCGTCTTCTTGGGCCCCACGGGTTCGTCGTGGTCGAATCCAGATACTCGGGTTCGGCTCGCTTCCCTCCTCGCCGAGTCGGTCGAACGCCTGGGTGATGTCGTGCAGCGATTCACTGAGGTCGCCGGTATCCTTTCTACGGGCGTGCTGGCGCTCCGGCTACACTCGGTCGAGATCGGGATCGCTCATGCGTAGTGACTCTCGAGGTGCTCGACGATCACGTCGCTCCCGTAGATCGCCTCTCCTCGATCCGTGTCGACGAGGAATGGGATCTGGTCCTCGCCGCCGATCGCCTCCATTGCCCCCTTCGTGGTCTCGTTTTTCACCTCTCCCTCCGCCAGCCGCGGGTTGTGCGCGACATAGGAGAGCCCCAGTTCGCTCAGTTTCTCGCGGACGTCCCGGGAGTTCGGGCAGTCCTCCGCCTGGTAGAGTTCGAGCATCGTCGTTCGATAGATCCGCGACACCCGTGAGCGTGGTGCCGTCTCCTGCGTGTTCCGGTATCAACCGCTATCGAGGTGGATGACCTACGAGGGCCATGGACGAACACAACCGTACCGTCGGAATCGACGACTGGGAGGGGGCCGTCACCGAGATCGAGCGCTTCTATGTGGACGGCCATCTCCATACCGAGAGCGATCTGGTGGGCTGTACGATCGGAAACGCCACGGTCGAGATCCACGCTAACGGCCGTCTAGAGGGTAGCATGCCGCTCCACGAGTTCGACGGCCGAATCCACACCCTCGCGTTCGACCACGACGAGGGAACGATCACCGCAGAGAGCGAGGAACTCTCCTATACGGTCCGGCGGCCCTGAACGAGCCACTGGTTCACCTTCGCGGCGAGCAGGAGGGCGACGCTTACCGGCAGCGCAACGAACAGCCCGAGGAACGCTCCGTACAGCACCGACTCGCCGTCCGCCACCTCGAACGCCCCGACGACCGTCGTGGTTCCAAGGAGGACGCCGGCCCAGAGGCGCTGGTGCGTCGCGACGTGCTCGGTCCGCTCGCCGAAGAAGGCCTGATTGGCTATGGCCGCGAGAACCCCACAGAGGGTCACGATCGCTCCGATCAGCGGCGCGTAGACGAGGTCGCCGGGCGTCCGCACGGTCAACAGGCCGACCGCCGCCGTCGTGAACAGGAACACCCCGATCCACACTCGTGGCCGCTCGGCGATATGGGCGGGTCGGGTCGTTGGCATACGTCCATCTGATATTCCGAATAGATATCTCTTCTGGCCGACCTCCCGATGAAATACCCTTATCAACGGTCCGGCTATTAGAGGAGGTATGAAGGTTCTTCCGGACACCAGCGTTGTCATCGACGGGCGCGTCTCCGCGCGGGTCCGCGACGGCGACTTCGCCGGCGCGACCGTGCTCGTCCCCGAGGCGGTCGTCGGCGAGCTCGAACACCAGGCCAACGAGGGCATCGACAGCGGGTGGAGCGGGTTGGAGGAGCTGAAGACGCTCGCCGAACTCGCGGACGCCGGCGAGATCGAGCTCGAATACGTGGGCCGCAGGCCCGACGCGATCGAGAAAGGGCAAGCGGTGGAGGGCGAGATCGACGCGCTCATTCGTGACCTCGCGGCCGAGCAGGAGGCCACGTTCGTCACGAGCGACGTCGTCCAGAGCGAGGTCGCCGAGGCCAAGGGGCTCGACGT is a window encoding:
- a CDS encoding PrsW family intramembrane metalloprotease, translated to MKRDPVERETRGSRDLYEISTWERRSALDSLAAWIYRIGVAGTKALVVLLALAFLIVQLVLGGLGAVADPIVGVLVALSVVPAFAIAAYVWYMDVTTEEPLSLLVASFLLAILFAMFAAVVNSLLQPAFNVLPAVIGLPLFFFLVVGPVEETVKLLAVRLYAYRDVRFDAVIDGAVYGAAAGLGFATIENALYITQGLEAGVAGTEIIGMAGDTAAVRALAGPGHVLYSAIAGFYLGLAKFNPDDWGPIVIKGLLIAAVFHALYNTLSGVVPILLVGAASWITPAVALIGFIVVYDGLVGYFLYRKISAYRRAYADAGVRRGDEDEPTPELTEFDPDTGR
- a CDS encoding riboflavin synthase, which translates into the protein MFTGIVEATGEVLVRTETDDGLRLRIGCPFASELEGGQSVSVNGACLTVEESSAEGFSVFLAAETVSRTYLGELREGERVNLERAMPADGRFDGHVVQGHVDGVSEVRRIEGVGEDWRFSFSLPDDLANYVVEKGSVTVDGISLTVADLSKGEFTVAIIPTTYEETTLPGKEVGDPVHLEADVIAKYVERVSAPYLDRTR
- a CDS encoding DUF7533 family protein, with protein sequence MANLGILDMIGLAGSLVFALPVGVFGLNRLLDGQTILGGGLVVVAVAMVWLPQTLTTPMDLPGDIAGAAVGTVAKTPEEDDERDGSE
- a CDS encoding DUF7533 family protein, with amino-acid sequence MKLPGILSMIQLGSGLIFAVPLGVIGVEFLTSGRPVFGAGFLLVAVAMLFLPEYIVRRIGSPRDWLRGLVPFRRGD
- a CDS encoding M24 family metallopeptidase, whose product is MNDGPLDSELQERNADAFVHVGDCFDDDLRYLTGFSGPDRDYAYVYDGENGGATLCTPRLFEEQAREEFSGRVVSVAEQSSRTAGERAAELVSGTVLVPQGIPHDAALWLERAGCGIESTDVVERMRVRKTEEEIERISGVQDAAQAGMALAETVLASAEVGDGTLNWDGESLTTERLRREVNAAMAREGAAPAGNTVIGARESCADLHFTGDVPIGPGETVLIDLSPRGPAGYYGDLSRTFVVDSEGGWERRAYVAVERAQDAAFEVLSAGAGTVASAVHGETAAEISAYGFRPDGSPGFTHGAGHGVGMSLHEAPSLRADRELEAGMVLTVEPGVYDPEKGGVRIEDLVVVREEGFENLTDYPRSLVPQVRSSDQ
- a CDS encoding UvrD-helicase domain-containing protein, which translates into the protein MADTQVTRLFGGPGSGKTTALLDRVEEILEDGSVDVRDILVVSYTRAAAAEIRDRLAERLDISPRSLQGNVCTMHAKAYELLDLSRGDVVGEKQKKEFCESYGLEFEDEYSGAGRRTARSTTLGNKIIATSQWLQRTDREVGDWYDVPFQWNDEEVRLPPELDENSMSGNKYTPTWPSDDDRIDIPEAIRAWRGFKGEENLVGFADMLERVKQRSLVPNVEYLVIDEFQDITTLQYAVYEEWKPHMRGVLIAGDDDQVVYAWQGADPALLLDAQVDEDVVLPNSYRLPSRILDVVNREVRHIEKRQEKDLNPRKEGGLVEAVESPSMLDLVRNVRATVAETPDETMMVLFRARYQMFQFLDEFISEGMPFELLTDQRMWTDRLQQFIAAVEKVDNGEEINGLEARRLADMLADSAFSTNERDDLFDEIDEREEAAGVDSVAEITIEPEVIREYAPFVPDPVSAADMSRKITSFQRKSVKAYFATGTYEGADPERIRIGTIHSAKGREADHVFVATDLTEKVVEQMAATIEQEQVPMEEEFTRTTSPVPMLTDNERRVFYVGMSRARERLVLLENLVNGAPTLPLDVLLCNEPREESIEELIAEADAPEAEVH
- a CDS encoding DUF7563 family protein yields the protein MPECQNCGSFVTEAYVRVFTPPDVDEPRVCPDCEDLIRDGAEIREARSTRGG
- a CDS encoding HVO_0416 family zinc finger protein produces the protein MATAPDGDDMFDQFLSQRGHETEPVGWDTDYNKKQCPDCGGLHDQAASNCSVCGWAPQ
- a CDS encoding alpha/beta hydrolase, encoding MADAPLEHVSNAPETPTDGPAPAVVLIHGRGTNEQDLLPIAERLPDELHVLSVRAPDRLQGGYTWYELDLSAGGLHASQPHPEEFRRSLDLVHDFVEWALEEYDLDPDRIGLLGFSQGSITSLAALCERPERYDWVVALNGYLAESHEDSVDNARDRPVFIGAGESDQVIPVERAERAAELLEEAGADVRFEVYPVGHGTHPEEIRAVAEWVAERL
- a CDS encoding EamA family transporter; the encoded protein is MNYVGWTVLALVAYTVFPPLVNLATRSVPSAVVTLIAASTFALGAAGVVVYRGERVTPHLVSPGATYMYAAALALTVGLLAYYYALSVGPVSVVVPLFGMFVVTSSLLGIAVLDEPLTARKLLGIAFAALAIYLIGVE